From the Nonlabens marinus S1-08 genome, one window contains:
- a CDS encoding metal-dependent hydrolase family protein, which produces MKKLFVLSLVILMSFLTYAQETTTFIHAGHLLDASTGKWMDEVTIKVNGSEITDVSKGYTTIPQDVKYFDLKNQWVLPGLTDMHVHMETEYNPQAYISKFVDDPADVAYNSVAFAETTLMKGFTTVRDLGGSGINISLRDAINKGKLIGPRIFTAGKSIATTGGHADPTNGGNAAFMGDPGPREGVANGTDEAREAVRHRYKNGADCIKITATGGVLSVAKNGSNPQFTLEEIKAITSTAADYGFHVAAHAHGDEGMRRAVEGGVKTIEHGTYMSESTMDLMKKMNCYLVPTITAGKEVALKAEEEGFYPDIVVPKAREVGPQIQGTFARAYKRGVPIVFGTDAGVFKHGKNAMEFGYMVEAGMPAMEAIQSATITPAKILQMEGQIGQIKKGFFADIIAVSENPEKNVKALESVNFVMKDGKVYKN; this is translated from the coding sequence ATGAAAAAGTTATTCGTATTAAGCCTTGTTATTTTAATGAGCTTCTTGACATACGCACAAGAAACCACCACATTCATTCATGCGGGTCATTTACTGGATGCCTCTACTGGAAAATGGATGGATGAAGTCACTATAAAAGTGAATGGATCAGAGATCACCGATGTTTCAAAAGGTTATACGACCATCCCCCAAGACGTCAAATATTTTGATTTGAAGAATCAATGGGTATTGCCAGGACTGACGGATATGCATGTGCACATGGAAACCGAGTACAATCCGCAGGCTTACATCTCAAAATTTGTGGATGACCCAGCAGATGTGGCTTATAACAGCGTCGCATTTGCAGAAACTACCTTGATGAAAGGTTTTACCACCGTAAGAGATCTAGGCGGGAGCGGAATTAATATTTCCTTACGAGATGCTATCAATAAAGGAAAACTAATAGGTCCACGCATATTCACTGCCGGCAAGTCCATTGCAACCACGGGCGGTCATGCCGACCCAACTAATGGAGGTAATGCAGCATTTATGGGTGATCCAGGACCGCGAGAAGGTGTGGCAAATGGAACGGATGAGGCTAGAGAGGCAGTACGGCATCGTTATAAAAATGGCGCCGATTGTATCAAGATCACTGCTACAGGAGGAGTATTAAGTGTTGCAAAAAATGGAAGCAATCCACAATTTACCCTAGAAGAAATAAAGGCAATCACTAGCACTGCGGCAGACTATGGATTCCATGTGGCTGCACATGCTCATGGTGATGAAGGAATGCGCAGAGCGGTAGAAGGTGGTGTTAAAACGATAGAGCATGGAACTTATATGAGTGAATCTACCATGGACTTGATGAAAAAAATGAATTGCTATTTAGTTCCAACCATAACTGCAGGAAAAGAAGTAGCACTAAAAGCTGAGGAAGAAGGCTTTTATCCGGATATCGTTGTTCCTAAAGCTCGTGAAGTAGGACCTCAAATTCAAGGAACATTTGCTAGAGCTTATAAGCGTGGTGTCCCAATTGTTTTTGGAACTGATGCTGGAGTTTTCAAGCATGGTAAAAATGCCATGGAGTTTGGTTATATGGTGGAAGCTGGAATGCCAGCCATGGAAGCGATTCAAAGCGCAACTATTACACCAGCAAAAATCCTTCAAATGGAAGGACAAATAGGTCAAATAAAAAAAGGCTTTTTTGCCGATATTATTGCTGTATCTGAAAATCCAGAGAAAAACGTGAAGGCATTAGAAAGCGTGAATTTTGTAATGAAGGACGGGAAGGTTTATAAGAACTGA
- a CDS encoding M23 family metallopeptidase: protein MRIFLSISCLLICLQVYGQKNAWKNKSEARWENFENGTRLLASNDNLLPVTYIVDVKIKNLKQSVSNGTLVVIPPGASDSVVFEFIKIDPKKGWDVKNNTLSYYGDLSDTEYDADYVYDLPFENGASFKVAQGYGGTISHQNKFAIDFNTPVNTTVHAAREGLVVEVVENNVRSCDQPSCADFNNYVKILHSDGTIMQYLHLKRNGSAVKAGEMVNKGDLIGYSGNTGWSTGPHLHIDLYLTGKDNKYQTLKTKFKIQKGEISEELIKGEIYTKDY, encoded by the coding sequence ATGAGAATATTTTTAAGTATTTCATGTCTTCTAATTTGCTTGCAAGTATATGGGCAAAAAAATGCATGGAAGAATAAATCTGAAGCCAGATGGGAAAATTTTGAAAATGGAACAAGGCTATTAGCGTCTAATGATAATTTGCTGCCGGTCACTTACATCGTTGATGTTAAAATTAAAAACCTTAAGCAAAGCGTTTCAAACGGGACTCTGGTAGTTATACCTCCTGGAGCTTCAGATTCTGTAGTTTTTGAATTTATAAAAATTGACCCTAAGAAAGGTTGGGATGTAAAAAACAACACGTTGAGTTATTATGGCGATTTATCAGATACCGAATACGACGCTGATTATGTATATGACTTGCCTTTTGAAAATGGTGCCTCATTTAAAGTGGCACAAGGTTACGGCGGCACAATTTCACATCAAAATAAGTTTGCTATTGACTTTAATACGCCTGTGAACACAACGGTACATGCAGCAAGAGAAGGCCTGGTTGTTGAGGTGGTAGAGAATAACGTTAGAAGCTGTGATCAACCTAGTTGTGCAGATTTTAATAATTATGTGAAAATCTTACATAGCGACGGCACTATTATGCAATACCTACACCTAAAGAGAAATGGATCAGCGGTTAAGGCTGGAGAGATGGTTAATAAGGGAGACTTAATCGGTTATAGTGGTAATACCGGTTGGAGTACAGGGCCACACCTACATATCGATCTGTACCTGACGGGTAAGGATAATAAATATCAGACACTAAAGACCAAGTTCAAGATTCAGAAAGGTGAGATTTCAGAAGAGCTGATTAAGGGAGAGATCTATACCAAAGACTACTAG
- a CDS encoding 3-deoxy-D-manno-octulosonic acid transferase has product MPILKSIYDTGSAFAKASLPLAGFFNKKLQLGSQGRERSWDILDTKVKSTIPKIWVHVASLGEYEQIVPVLEKFNRKKYQVVLTFFSPSGYENKKDTKLADVVCYLPIDAVSNVSKFMQLVDPSLAIMVKYEFWPNYLNALKANKVPTLLVSGIFREKMSFHKWYGSWMTSSLKAFQHFFLQNESSLRELKALGFENASVSGDTRFDRASQLIERDNRVTQLEEFIEGKPCLVVGSSWPKDIEVMKSWLVENDKTKNIKVIIAPHEVGEEQIDELEQSLPFDTISWTETRKHQKLLNINTSVLIIDTIGLLTKAYSYADVAYVGGSMGSSGLHNILEAATFGVPVVIGKNYEKYPEAGKLEDLGGLFSVTNPTEFKETMDRLFKDDFLRDKTGMICGHWVNSNTGATDLVLEHLKTIDEELLIS; this is encoded by the coding sequence ATGCCTATTTTGAAAAGTATTTACGATACGGGTTCCGCTTTCGCGAAAGCGAGCCTACCATTAGCCGGTTTCTTTAACAAGAAATTGCAGCTAGGTTCTCAGGGGCGGGAGCGTTCCTGGGATATTCTAGACACCAAAGTAAAGAGCACCATACCTAAAATATGGGTGCATGTCGCTTCTCTAGGGGAATACGAGCAAATTGTTCCCGTACTGGAAAAGTTCAACCGAAAGAAATATCAAGTCGTCCTTACCTTTTTCTCGCCCTCTGGCTATGAAAATAAAAAGGACACCAAGCTGGCAGATGTCGTTTGCTACTTACCAATAGACGCCGTTTCTAACGTTTCAAAATTCATGCAACTGGTTGACCCGTCACTGGCAATTATGGTGAAATACGAATTCTGGCCCAATTATTTAAATGCGCTCAAGGCTAACAAGGTTCCCACCTTACTAGTAAGCGGGATCTTCCGCGAAAAGATGAGCTTTCATAAATGGTACGGTTCCTGGATGACCAGCTCTTTAAAAGCTTTCCAACATTTCTTCCTTCAAAATGAATCTTCTCTACGAGAATTAAAAGCACTAGGCTTTGAAAATGCAAGCGTCAGTGGGGATACTCGTTTTGATCGCGCCAGCCAGCTTATTGAGCGCGACAATCGCGTTACACAATTGGAGGAATTCATTGAAGGGAAGCCTTGCCTGGTCGTTGGTAGTAGTTGGCCTAAAGATATCGAAGTGATGAAATCTTGGCTTGTAGAAAATGACAAGACTAAAAATATTAAAGTAATCATCGCACCGCATGAGGTGGGTGAAGAACAAATCGATGAATTAGAACAATCGCTCCCCTTTGACACCATCAGCTGGACAGAGACAAGGAAGCATCAAAAACTGCTGAACATTAATACCAGTGTTTTGATTATTGATACCATTGGACTTTTAACTAAAGCATACAGTTATGCAGATGTGGCTTATGTGGGAGGTTCTATGGGGTCCTCTGGTTTACATAACATACTTGAGGCAGCTACTTTTGGAGTACCAGTAGTGATAGGCAAGAACTACGAAAAATATCCAGAAGCTGGAAAACTAGAAGATCTAGGCGGTCTATTTTCGGTTACCAATCCTACTGAATTCAAAGAAACTATGGATCGTCTTTTTAAGGATGATTTTTTAAGAGATAAAACAGGCATGATTTGTGGGCACTGGGTCAACAGCAATACGGGCGCGACAGATCTTGTACTGGAACACTTAAAAACTATTGATGAAGAGCTTCTTATTTCTTAG
- a CDS encoding peptidase associated/transthyretin-like domain-containing protein, producing the protein MKSFLFLSLFMVFWSTTAQKITLLHRDSKEPVSFATISFGNGLGTFADGDGVFSLSRKRYPDVDSLTISSIGYEDLTVATNGIAPVLYLNPSTAELEAVVVQARLDGKFKEEDIDAIAHDNYFDCWLPTVESEIAVKFERVDGNPTKLKTLLIPIVLEESQSSKKGKLCAFSTLFRMQFYNVNTAGAPMEKSSYPTQTFIITQKSEEVYELDVEELGIQIPQEGIFAAIQVLGYTYPDGRLIDAKKYREIRTRSGMEKVSTTYRPLLPFTDEINGQQTWVRRIFFNNKTWQLFELSYNPNSKLVRSGHDNYGMGAVLKVYEPRD; encoded by the coding sequence ATGAAGAGCTTCTTATTTCTTAGTCTATTTATGGTCTTTTGGTCCACCACGGCTCAAAAAATCACCTTACTCCATCGGGATTCTAAAGAACCGGTTTCGTTTGCAACCATTAGTTTCGGTAATGGACTTGGAACCTTTGCAGATGGCGATGGTGTTTTTTCGCTTTCGCGAAAGCGATACCCAGACGTGGATTCACTAACAATATCTTCCATAGGTTATGAAGACTTAACTGTGGCCACGAATGGAATTGCTCCCGTTTTATATTTGAATCCGTCAACCGCAGAACTTGAAGCGGTGGTGGTACAGGCACGACTTGATGGAAAGTTTAAAGAAGAAGATATAGATGCCATTGCTCACGATAATTATTTTGATTGCTGGCTGCCTACAGTAGAATCTGAAATTGCTGTGAAGTTTGAGCGTGTGGATGGCAACCCGACTAAGCTCAAGACTTTGTTGATCCCTATTGTACTGGAAGAAAGCCAAAGCAGTAAAAAAGGGAAGCTGTGCGCATTTTCTACTCTTTTTAGGATGCAATTTTACAATGTAAATACTGCTGGAGCTCCTATGGAAAAGTCCTCCTACCCGACACAAACCTTCATTATCACTCAAAAGAGTGAAGAGGTTTACGAATTAGATGTAGAAGAATTAGGTATTCAAATCCCCCAAGAAGGTATTTTTGCAGCCATCCAAGTATTGGGCTATACCTATCCTGACGGCAGACTCATTGACGCCAAAAAATACAGAGAAATTCGTACTAGAAGTGGAATGGAAAAAGTGTCTACCACGTATAGACCTTTATTACCCTTTACGGACGAGATTAACGGCCAGCAAACCTGGGTACGACGAATCTTTTTCAATAATAAAACCTGGCAATTGTTCGAATTATCCTACAATCCCAACAGCAAACTGGTACGATCAGGGCATGATAATTACGGTATGGGGGCTGTACTTAAAGTGTACGAACCTAGAGATTAA
- a CDS encoding DegT/DnrJ/EryC1/StrS family aminotransferase — MRKIQMVDLKGQYEKIKSEVDANVMEVIETTAFINGPEVHAFQKELEDYLNVKHVIPCANGTDALQIAMMGLGLQPGDEVITADFTFAATVEVIALLQLTPVLVDVNPFDFNIDIDAVKRAITPKTKAIVPVHLFGLAANMDEIMKLAEEHELYVIEDNAQGIGANYMHSNGSKSKTGTIGHAGTTSFFPSKNLGCYGDGGAIFTNDDDLAHTIRGIVNHGMYERYHHDVVGVNSRLDSMQAAVLRIKLRNLNDYNTARRDAARKYTAAFAQEEKIITPLICDNCDCHVFHQYTLTVKGTDRDALVKHLNENEIPCGVYYPIPLHKQKAYQDERYNEADFPVTNRLVKECISLPMHTELDDDQIEFITKTIIEFVNR, encoded by the coding sequence ATGCGTAAAATCCAGATGGTGGACCTCAAAGGTCAATATGAAAAAATAAAAAGTGAAGTTGATGCAAATGTCATGGAGGTCATCGAGACCACGGCGTTTATCAATGGCCCTGAAGTTCACGCATTCCAAAAAGAGTTGGAAGATTACCTGAATGTAAAACATGTGATCCCTTGTGCTAATGGTACAGATGCCTTGCAAATTGCTATGATGGGTTTAGGCCTTCAACCAGGTGACGAGGTTATTACTGCAGATTTCACATTTGCGGCTACCGTTGAAGTCATTGCTCTATTGCAACTAACTCCAGTTTTAGTAGATGTGAATCCGTTTGATTTTAATATAGATATTGACGCGGTAAAGCGAGCCATTACTCCTAAAACTAAAGCTATTGTACCGGTACATTTATTTGGACTTGCTGCAAATATGGATGAAATCATGAAACTGGCAGAAGAGCATGAATTGTATGTAATTGAAGATAATGCTCAAGGTATAGGTGCAAATTACATGCACAGTAATGGTTCCAAATCTAAAACAGGAACTATAGGCCATGCGGGAACAACCTCATTCTTTCCTTCTAAAAACCTAGGCTGTTACGGTGACGGTGGAGCGATTTTTACTAACGATGACGACCTCGCCCATACCATTCGTGGGATCGTAAATCACGGAATGTACGAGCGCTATCACCATGATGTTGTGGGCGTGAATTCGCGTTTGGATTCCATGCAAGCAGCCGTGTTGCGCATCAAGCTGCGCAATTTGAATGATTACAATACGGCCCGTAGAGATGCCGCACGCAAGTATACGGCAGCATTTGCCCAAGAGGAAAAGATCATCACACCTCTCATATGTGATAATTGCGATTGTCATGTTTTCCATCAGTACACCTTAACTGTAAAGGGTACAGACCGCGATGCGCTAGTAAAGCACTTAAATGAAAATGAAATTCCCTGCGGTGTTTATTACCCGATTCCATTGCACAAGCAAAAGGCTTATCAGGACGAGCGTTACAACGAGGCCGACTTCCCGGTAACTAACCGTCTGGTTAAAGAATGTATCTCTTTACCTATGCATACAGAGCTGGACGATGATCAAATCGAATTTATTACTAAAACAATTATAGAGTTTGTTAACCGGTAG
- a CDS encoding DUF2461 domain-containing protein, protein MSFHKMFSFLRALQKNNNKDWMDEHRDEYHEVRDWYISWLNELDGKLGKVDPDYHSTTGKRAINRINNNLMFHPEKPVYKDHFGAGMDISDNGKQGDFYIHLGTNGSFIAGGFYKPKKQILDSIRDAIDYNGKELKKILNKSSFKNTFGELIDDGDSLKTSPKGYSTDHEHIDLLRRKTFAVQHDVTQKEVMQEDFQAKCVEIYKEMLPFRKYLNKAVTV, encoded by the coding sequence ATGAGTTTTCACAAAATGTTTTCTTTCTTGAGAGCACTTCAAAAAAATAACAACAAAGACTGGATGGATGAGCACCGGGATGAATATCATGAGGTAAGGGATTGGTACATCTCATGGTTAAATGAATTGGATGGCAAATTAGGTAAGGTAGATCCCGACTATCACTCTACTACGGGCAAGCGTGCTATCAATCGTATCAATAACAATTTAATGTTTCATCCTGAAAAGCCGGTTTATAAAGATCACTTTGGTGCTGGGATGGATATATCAGACAATGGAAAACAAGGTGATTTTTATATTCATCTGGGAACTAACGGCTCTTTTATTGCCGGCGGATTTTATAAACCGAAGAAGCAAATACTAGATTCTATTAGAGATGCCATCGATTATAACGGCAAAGAATTGAAAAAAATCCTCAATAAATCATCGTTTAAAAACACATTTGGAGAATTGATCGATGATGGGGACTCTCTAAAAACCTCTCCTAAAGGATATTCAACAGATCATGAGCATATTGATTTGTTAAGGCGCAAGACCTTTGCAGTGCAACACGATGTCACTCAAAAAGAGGTCATGCAAGAGGATTTTCAGGCTAAATGCGTAGAAATCTATAAAGAAATGCTGCCCTTTAGAAAGTATCTGAACAAGGCAGTCACTGTTTAA